Part of the Lotus japonicus ecotype B-129 chromosome 6, LjGifu_v1.2 genome, AGCTCTTCAGCTGTTTCTGGTGTTCTCCTATTCATGTCTTTTCTCCTATTCATGTCTGCACACACACTGCTTCAGTTGTTTCTGTTGTTCTTCTATTGGCTGTTGGCATACAATTTGTTGATAACTTTACATCTCTTCACACACACAAAAACACCCGCATATTTAAAGGTGAGAGACCATCTTTCTGAGTTGGAAATTTTGATGAGtacatgaaatatttaaatGGAAAATGAGAATATGGAGATTTTAGGTAGAAGAACATTGAtggtaaaataaaaatttgcttaattttaaaaaatagaaactTGATTGGTATGGAAAAAGCTTAGGGGATAAAAAAGGATTATAGTACAAATTTTAGGATAAAAAGTACAATTAAATCTGTATAAAGTTTTCTGTCTCAACTAGTCATGattatgtacccaaaaaaaactAGTCATGATTATAGTCAAATTCTTTCATCATAGgtcaatatataattttatgattatgagaaaaaaatattgacaaaaaattaaaattaaatcctCATAAATGTAAAATTGTTAATTATGTGTTCTACTTATCAAAATTCGTAGTCTATTTTCGTGGTTCATTACAAGATTCTTAACTTGCGTATAGCACAACTCTTTTGCCTTTGTTTCGATTTATGAGAAATGATAGAATGCAATAAAATCAGCAAAATGTTTCTTtttgtggatttttttttgaaagggtgGATTGTTTAAATAATGAAAATGGAACATTACGTGATGAAATAGATTTGAACTAATTtcatcaaatacctcattttttttctttccatccAATTTGGGTACTAAAAATAAAATGGCATGGTACTAACCTCTAGTTTGCACCCcataattaaaacaaaatatcTATATAATAGAATTATTTAAGATTATCTCATTTCAACTAATTCCTACAGTAGTTAAAGAACAAAAAAGGAAAATGGGAAACCCGGCCTAAGGTCTCACAAAGGAGACACCCATAGAGTCAGCTAATAACAAGAGACTCATCCCATCTAAGGGTTGGTCTTCATTTCATTAGTTAAATATACAAATATAGATTTAATATGAAGTAAAGGTCGGTTTATTTTAACCTTTTTGACTACACAAGTTTTATTAGTATCATTCTAAAAAATATTCTAAAACATGTTTTggattatttttaattcaaacACCATATTCACACtccatttttttaattccaagagCAATTATGAGGAAGGaaactttttcctttttttttcttcactctTCATCAAGGTGGCCGTGAAACTAAACCCCAACCCTTAATGTAGCCATTAGACTAATACTCCACCACACGGTCACCACACCATACTATGAAAAACGGACTAATGAGTTATTTTTTTCCCATTCACAAAAATTGAGAATTCTTCAGTGAACTTGTATACTTAAGAGAATTTAAGATATTAACTcactataaaaaaataattgagatatcaagaaataaatgaatattaattgtatttcttagttcaaaataataattttaattcctCAAATAAAGAATGCATCactcaaaataaataataaacataTATTTTTCATGAACGGTTTTTCTTTTactgttatatattttttttggtacatcggaaaatactgttatatattttaaaaacattACACAATTTAGAGATATAATTTATACTTTCATTCACTTTAAATTACAGATACTAAATATTTTCCCTcactgattaaaaaaaataaaataaaataaaaatattttccctCACATAGAAAAAGAGATACTAACTCAAAGAATCTCAAACTGCATCAACAAGACACAAACCTGGTACTTATTTGTTGGTGGTGAGGCAAACATTCAACTTGGTATGGTTCCATGGTATTCCTTTCCCATGTTCTCAACAAACATTCTCTCAAACTCAAACTTCCAACACTCACAAAAAACACccacttttcttcttcattctcttcCTCTTCAAACACTCACATTCACAGTTACACTCACACTCACACTCACACTCACACTCACCCAAACCTTCTCCATCTCTGCACCCTTTCCAACACCCTTCTCCAAACCAAGCAACTCCACGCCTTCGCCGTTCTCAACGGCTTCCTTCCCCGCAGTGTCTCCCTCTGCACCTCTCTCATCCTCCAATATGCCACCTATGGACACCCTTCCACTTCCCTTCTTCTCTTCCAACGCAGCGTTGCATATTCCCGCACTGCCTTCTTGTGGAACACTCTCATCCGTGCCTACTCCATTGCAGGTGTGTTTGATGGGTTCAGTATCTACAACGCCATGGTTCGTTCTGGGGTTAGGCCTGATGATCACACCTACCCTTTTGTCCTCAAGGGGTGTTCTGATTGTGTGGAGATTGATAAGGGTAGGGAGGTTCACGGGGCTGTGTTTAAGCTTGCTTTTGACGGGGATGTCTTTGTTGGGAATACCCTTTTGATGTTGTATGGTAATTGTGGGTATGTTGTTGATGCGATGaaggtgtttgatgaaatgcgTGAGAGGGATAGTGTGTCTTGGAATACTGTTATTGGGTTGTGTTCTGTTAATGGGTTGTATCAGGAGGCGCTTGGTTTTTTCAGAGAGAGGCATGCGGCTGTGCCGGTGATTAGACCGGATTTGGTTACTGTAGTTAGTGTGTTGCCGGTGTGTGCAGACACTAAGGATGAAGTGATGGCAAGGATAGTGCACTGTTATGTTACGAAGGTTGGTTTGTTGAACCATTTAAAGGTCGGAAATGCCTTGATTGATGTTTATGGGAAATGTGGGAGGGAGAAGGCTTCGAAGAAAGTTTTTGATGAAATGGACGAGAGAAATGAGGTTTCTTGGAATGCTATTATTACCAGTTTTTCTTTTAGAGGGCTCTACAGGGATGCTTTGGATGTATTTAGGCTGATGATTAATGGAGGAATGAGACCAAACTCTGTTACGCTTTCCAGTATGTTACCGGTATTAGGAGAATTAGGACTTTTTAAGTTGGGAATGGAAGTCCATGCATTTACCTTAAGGATGGGTATTGAGTCTGATATTTTTATTGCTAATTCATTGATAGACATTTATTCAAAATCGGGATCTTCACGTGTAGCATCCactatatttaataatatgggAGACAGAAATGTTGTCTCTTGGAATGCTATGGTAGCGAATTTTGCTCAGAACAGGCTTGAGTTTGCAGCTGTAGAATTAGTGAGGCAAATGCAAGCTCATGGAGAAACCCCAAACAATGTAACCTTCACAAATGTTCTTCCAGCTTGTGCAAGATTAGGTTTCCTGAAGGTTGGAAAAGAAATTCATGCCAGGATGATTCGGGTTGGATGTGCATGTGCCTTTGATTTGTTTGTCTCTAATGCTTTGACAGACATGTATTCAAAATGTGGATGCTTAAACCTTGCTCAGAATGTCTTTAATATTTCTGTGAGGGATGAAGTTTCCTACAATATACTAATAATGGGCTATTCAGAAACAAGTGAAAGTTCTGAGTCTCTAAGTTTGTTTTCAGAAATGATACTCTCAGGCATGAGGCCTGATATTGTTTCATTCATGGGTGTTTTATCAGCTTGTGCAAATCTAGCTTCCTTAAAGCAAGGCAAAGAGATCCATGGGCAGCTGGTAAGAAAGCTTTTTCACACTCATCTTTTTGCAGCAAATTCCCTCTTGGATTTGTATTCTAAGTGTGGTCGAATAGATCTGGCTACTAAGGTCTTTGACCATATTCAAGACAAGGATGTTGCCTCTTGGAATACCATGATTTTGGGCTATGGTATGTTAGGTGAATTGGACACTGCAATTAGCCTTTTTGAAGCAATGAAGGAAGATGGTGTGGCATATGATTCAGTTTCCTTTATTGCCGTTTTGTCAGCATGCAGTCATGGTGGGCTAATTGAGAAGGGGAAGGAATACTTTAAGAAGATGCAGGATCTTAACATTGAGCCAACACATATGCATTATGCTTGCATGGTTGATCTCCTTGGAAGGGCTGGTCAAATGGAAGAAGCTGCAAACCTTATTAGAGGCCTACCTATTGTACCGGATGCAAATGTATGGGGTGCACTGCTTGGAGCGTGCCGAATATATGGGGATGTAGGATTGGGCCGCTGGGCCGCTGAGCATTTGTTTGAATTAAAGCCTCAACACTGCGGGTACTATATACTCCTTGCAAATATGTATGCAGAAATTGAAAGATGGGATGATGCAAACAAGGTCAGGCAATTAATGAAGTCAAGAGGAGCTAAGAAAAATCCGGGCTGCAGTTGGGTTAAAGTTGGAGACAAGATGCATGCATTTCTAGTTGGTGAGAAAATAGAGAGCTTAGATGCTGACTTCTGGCTATCAGAATGTTAAATTTGTTTCGTAAGAGGATCCTTAAGGTACTGTCCATCAAGTAAATTGTTGAGTGTGCTGGATAAATATCTAGAGGACTATACAGTGCAAACTGAATTGTGATTTTTTCTTGGGGGGATACTGTACTTACTTATTTActtcaaaattttatttatcaCATTTATTAATCTAACAATATGTTGAAATTTCTGAAGATTTAAGGGAGTTTCTCTGGCGAGAGTTCTTGGTTTGATTTCTGTTAATTTCATGATTAAGTTAAGAATATGCTTGCATTATAAGTCCAGGATAAAAGTTGGGTCTCCTTTGAAGCATTGTCCTAGCTGCTGCCTCACATTTGTTAAAAGGGAATGTTTACATTGTATTGACGCCAAGTGCTTTGGAGATTTTGTATTTGAAACCACTTTATTCTTCTTAGCTTTTTTGAGATTGAGAAACAATAGTTTTAGTCGTGATATTTTCGAACAATATTTTTAACATGGTGAATCTTCACACAATTTTTTGTGTTCAAGGGTGCTAGCTGTGGAAATGGCTTCTTCCTCTCAAGGGTAAGGCAATCCTCAAAGCccatcattttatttaattggaGCCTTGTGAGGTGTGAATTAGGCTACGATTTTATTCCTAAACAATATTCAGTTAGAACTTTAGTATCTCCATGCTTTATGCACGTTTATTTCCATTATATTTTAGATTTACAGAATCATGAAAGAATCATTGGGTTTTAGCATGTGCTATCTGTATCTGTGAGAAACTAAGTTAAATTATGATCGTAGTGAACATAGCAAGCCTTGCAATCTCATGGTCTCTGACAATGCTTAGCTTTGAATAGCATGAAGAATcaatacatttaaaaatacCATGTACTTGTTCATTTAAGATTAGCAGAAAACTAACTTTTCTTTACGTTATTTATGTAATCAAATTTTTTTGCACATTAAAAGCTGCACAGAGTTGTCATTTTAGACCTATTGTTTTTGCTTGTTCCTGTTGATTTTTCGGTTCTCAAGGAAATATGGTTGAATGACATAACCCTGAAATTTTGAGTTTCTCTAAATTTCATGTGTTATCATGGGGCAAAGTATTTTATAATTTACATCCTAGCCTGACATGCATAGGTATATAAATACAGATGACTATGAAGGCAGCTTTTCGAGCTCCATATTGAGAATTTAATCTCAACCTTTGAGTCCCTATAGAAAACTCGGATTCAGCATATGCTCCTATTGCCGCGAATCCAAATGATGTTGTCTCTGTTGACAAATCCCAAAACTACTTGAACGGTATGGGTGGTGAAGTTGCAGTGTCCTGAGCCAAAACTGTGTTTTATAGTGACTACAGAGACATGCTTGAACAGGTTTAGATCTCTTGCACTATCATTCAGTTAACTAATGACCTAGCAGTTCCAACCAGCGTAGGACACTACATTAATGGGGTGACTACTCTGGTTGTTGTGGATATGGCCTATGGATGACCATTTCCCTCAGCTAACTGCACACATCTGCTTGAGGTGCTGAAGGGTGTTATGGACTTTGGCCATGCACCAATTTGAATGATTTTGGCATGATTGTCAAGAGTTGCTTAGTGAAGTTTATGCAACGGTAAAGAGACCAGTAATGTTACTTACCATTAAACACATTCAAAACAAAACTGAATATTACATTCTATATTTCTATTTTTGGAGATATTATACATTCGGTTTCTTCAGCATGGTATGGTAAGTACACTTTGTGAATATAAATTGCAAAGTGGGCATGAAGTCATAATTGTTTGTGGGCCTTGTTTGTGTTGCCCTCTTTTTGTGGACCTAAATTTTGAAGTGTCAAATTCACATGATATTGCCTCTTGTTTGGAGATCTGAATTTGTCCATTCTGTTTTTGCTCAAGTGGTTAAGTTGACAGGACTTTAACTTAGATAAATCATTATTACGTATATTTACAAAGGAACCTTTATACATTGGTCTGCCAAGCCTCAAATCCTATGCGATTTATGTAAATGATCATCATTATCCTCGTTTAACCATTAAACTTTGTTTTTTAAAGTTAAATCACTTCCTAAGTAATAAGGACATTACGActcaagacaatcttaaattctgAACTCATTCATGTTCCATATTTTATCGTTAACTTGGTTGATACAAACTTTTATTATTTCAATTTTGTTTAGGCCAATTAAGCCGGTACTATATTACAAAATTAACTTCAACCTCGTACTGGACACCAAATTTCAGACtatttcattattttcttttagtAGTGTGCCATTAGGATGGAGCTTGTTCTTAGGGAGCTTGAAAGGAACAAGTTAAATATGAAGTGAAACTATAATGTATGTTTTCTGAtgaagcaaaataaaataaaataatgtacgttggaatagtttttttttccggTCAAATATGTTGGAATAGTTAAGGACAAATACGAGCAAGAAAGTTTTGGGCCTTTGGCCCTCcacattatcaaaaaaataagaacaaggaggtttttttttgaactcaacaTGAGTGTTAACTAAGTTCAAATTTGATTTCTGTCTTAAAATTTCACTTCTTCATTTCATATTAAAGCTTAGGGTAAATTTTCAACCTAaatgcaaaattttcatttaaacGTGAATTTGAAGTTAAATTGAGTTTAATTcataaaacataaataaaaatcatCAAAATCACACTTGACAAAGAGCTTTGTTATATGACTCGTACAGAACACACAAAACatgttaaatatgaaaaataataaccATTCAAAGGAATCACTAGTCACTACTATCAATAAATAAAACCAATGCGTATTTAGTTATAGCTTACCGTTAATCATTTCTCTTAAAGAGCACCCCACCATGCAACCAAACACATTATTGGTGTGGACGTGTGGTAGATGGTGGAAGGAAATAGGGTGGAAGGGTCTTTGAGTGCACAATGAAAACAACCCCCTTCAAGAAGAACATATAATGAAGTTTTCCCTGGCATTAATTATGACGCATGTCATGTCAACAAAATAATTGGGAGCACCTTTCTCTTCTCTAAACAAGGCAAAGTCAAATAGCTAACAAACAAAGCAATTGGTTTCTGTTATTTAATAATTGCAGACAAAGATAGataaaccataaaaaaaatGCCACTgtacttttaattttatttccagCTAAAGGAACACACCAAAACAATTAAAGAGAAAAAGTGAGAGAGGGAACAGTTGTAGAAGAAGAAGCAACAGAAACTTGGGACCCGCCAAAGAGTTTTGAGTTTATGGCAACAACATAGTATTATAGTAGTATCCAAGTTCAGAACAGAACAACACAACTGAAAATGTTAACACTTAAAACACAAACTTGCTGAGGGACCAGCATTCTCTTTCCCTtctctctttttccctttcaaaAAGCAAAGCTACTACCATCTTTCTTTgccaactctctctctctctctctgctaccCTGTTGGTGGAATATCAAATTTGAACAACCCCTTTGCATCTGATCCAATAATCCCAACCTCAAGCACCACCCTTCATGATCTGTAAGTTCAAGTTttgttttttctcctttttttataTACTAGCTTTATATTGTAGCCTCAAAtgcagaaaaaggaaaaaaaaatgtgaaaagcaAGAGAGTTAGGGTTTAATTTCAATGTAAATAGCTGTCAAATTTTGCTATGATTTCAATGAGCTGCATTGATGGTATCTCATTTTATTAGCTTGTGAATTTGGTTTTGGGGAGGAGGGGTATACTTTTGGttattattttattctatttttgcATATCTGTGAGTGAATGCCCTTTTTTTACTTTTGGGGTATGTGTAAGTTTCACTGATTTACTTCAATTGAGCTACAATCTGCTCAGTTTTTAATGCTAAAGATTGCATTTTTGGTGATTGGCAGAGGTAGTAGCTCGGAAAAATGACGAGGATGACCCGTGATTTTGCTGATACTATGCAGAGAGAAGCAATGCCGGTGGTATCAGCTGATGTGATATTTGCTTCTCTTCGATTTCCTAATTATAAAATTGGAGCTAACAATCAGATCATGGAGACAAAGGGTGATCCGAAAGTGCTAACTATGAAGGAGGTTGTTGCACGTGAGACTGCGCAGCTGTTGGAACAGCAGAAACGTCTGTCAGTTCGCGACCTTGCCAGTAAATTTGAGAAGGGTTTGGCTGCTGCTGCTAAGTTGTCTGAAGAGGTTgccctttttctttttgaatttcaaCTCAGTTTTTTCTCATACCAATATAATAATACTTCACTGTGGAGGCTATTAAATTTTGTTCCGTAATTTGGTTTTTGATGTTTCTTATTTTAGCTAAGCTTGTTATGTGTTGGTGAAATTCAGGCTAGACTTAGAGAAGCTGCTTCACTGGAAAAACatgttcttttgaagaagcttCGAGATGCACTGGAGTGCTTGAAAGGGCGAGTGGGAGGAAAAAACAAGGATGATGTAGCGGACGCTATTGCTATGGTTAGTTATCCTTTCAAAGGAAACATATGCACTTCATTTGTATTAATGACTTTCATATTTATCCTGCTGTGAATGAAGAGTTCACATGAAGCTGACATGAATATAAGATCTTGTTTATTATGCTGTGATCGGCAAGCACCTTATATTCTCAAAAGATTTAGTCCCTGGGTGTGGGGGGTGGGGATGGTTAGGCTCACACATACTGGAAAGTTTAGCCTTTGGTATTATTATGCAGGAATCCATATATTTGCACCAGTTATTTGTGCTGATGCTATTTTTTTTGCAATAATAAACTGTAACTTAGTGTACTCTTGCAGGTTGAAGCTCTAGCAGTTCAGTTAACTCATAGGGAAGGGGAACTAATACAAGAGAAATCCGAGGTGAAGAAGCTAACAAATTTTCTTAAGCAGGTGAAGTTAATGTCTTTGACCATTCCTTTTTCATGATAGAAGCAGAATTTTGATATGATATAGAGAAAAAGGTTTAAAAGAAGTACAATTTTGTACCATTTATAAACTCAgcaggaaaagaaagaagaatatTACCAACAATGGCATCTGTATATATAAAAGAGGAGTTGTTAGGTAACCCCCTtaattagttagttagttagggAGATAATTAGAGAATTAGAGATGATAGGCTATAACATTAGTAAGAGGAGGAAAATTATAGAGGGTAATCTTTGGTTTTAGAAAGGAATTTAGAGAGGAAGAGAACAGGGTCTCTTACTACCTGGAATGCAATGGAGTTTATATCAGTAAACACTATTATCTGAACCAGTGACTATCAGCACTCCAATCTCTCTCCATGTCTACTAAAGAAATTCTCTTAAAAAGCCATACAACGAACATCCCATAAGGAATTTAAGCACCGAGATTTCCTTAAAAAAATCCTACCACTCTACTTCAGAAAAAGACAATGAGGATAGCAGATATTGCATGCCACCATACATTGTAAAGCATATTATCTCTTTAGTCTAAGAAAGACTTGAATATTGCTCGAAGTCGAACGATCTGAGAGTATTTGTGATCTCAATATTCAACACATAGCAAATGGGTGGCTGTTGCATATTTGCATATGACAATGCATGGGCTGAACAAAATGCTGCATGCTGCTACAACTTTGTTTGTCTACTGACCTATTAGGGCTATCTCATTTGTCAGGAAATTAAATCTTGCATTATTTTATATGTGTATATTAATCGAAAAGTGAACTGTCTTTTCAACGGGCTATGATTTTGTGCATTTTGATATTGTTGTCCGTAATGGCTCATCTATATAACCTGTAGAACATAAAAGGTAGCTTTTACCGGGGAGGTACATGGTCATAGTTCTCCTTTTTTtgtcatatataatttttaaatatttcgtTTTTGGTTCTTTACAAAGGGTACGTAATGATATTACTTCCTTTTTGTGAAATAGACTCACTTTCAGTTCATATCTTCTATGCTTGGCTGTACAAAGAAATTTCCTTTACTGATACTGACAGTTCAGATTCATTTGTAGGCTTCGGAAGATGCTAAGAAACTTGTAGATGAGGAAAGAGCTTTTGCTCGTTCTGAAATAGATAATGCCAGAGCTGCAGTTCAGAGAGTGGAGGAGGCGCTCCAGGAGCATGAGAGGATGTCTCGAGCTTCAGGAAAGCAGGTTCATCCTATTTCCTTGTCACTTATAATGTTTGACTTATAAAATTGGGGATTCAAATTTTTCGTCTACCAGAATAAGTACATTTCTTTGAAATTTAATCAAATTTATGAAATACAGAAGCATGggtgaataaattttttttcatgttGACTGTTTGTACCAGAATTGATGTAGACCCATAGTGGATATTTCCAACTAGTTAGTGAATATTCAGTTGTTGTCTGTCGGAAATTCATCAGTTAGGAGTATGCTTCTTTAGATCACTTGTTTCTTTTGGTTTGGAATGTTGTCACGCCAGATTTTGCGTAGTTGTCTCAAGTGAAATGTGCTGTTAAATACCTTGCCTATATCATTTGTCTTCCGTACATTATGCaccattaaaaatatattactcTATTCAGGATTTTAATCTAATATTTCTTGGTATTTTTATTCTAGAAGGGACCTGAATGATGGGGAGAGTAACGAGATCCAACCCCTTCTGCTTTGGCTCGAAATACCCACATTTCTTCTAATCAAATAATTGTTCATCTGGAGTGTATTTTTTTAAGCCCTATTATCAATTCAAACATTATTTTAATATGGAAAAGTTTCTTGTTGACAACCCCATTTGGAAATATTAAGCTCCCTCTATTTTCTTGTTCTTTGACTGGATGCAGTACTTAATCAGTAGGTTCAAGACTCAATCAGTGGCTGCTTCATTTCACTTAAACACTTATGAGCAAGATCTCTTGTATCTATTTAAAGGTTTAGGGATAATACAGGGCACTTGaattttatggaagttgttgGAAAGAATGAATTTATGTTTAAGGGCCAACCTTTGACCCCATGTTTGTTCCTACATAGGTTTATGCTCATCGATTCTCTCTGGTGCTATGCTTATGACTGAGATTCAAATGTGTCATTTCTGATGTGTGCAGAGACTGCTTATTCTTTTCCCCT contains:
- the LOC130726451 gene encoding putative pentatricopeptide repeat-containing protein At1g69350, mitochondrial; translation: MVFLSHVLNKHSLKLKLPTLTKNTHFSSSFSSSSNTHIHSYTHTHTHTHTHPNLLHLCTLSNTLLQTKQLHAFAVLNGFLPRSVSLCTSLILQYATYGHPSTSLLLFQRSVAYSRTAFLWNTLIRAYSIAGVFDGFSIYNAMVRSGVRPDDHTYPFVLKGCSDCVEIDKGREVHGAVFKLAFDGDVFVGNTLLMLYGNCGYVVDAMKVFDEMRERDSVSWNTVIGLCSVNGLYQEALGFFRERHAAVPVIRPDLVTVVSVLPVCADTKDEVMARIVHCYVTKVGLLNHLKVGNALIDVYGKCGREKASKKVFDEMDERNEVSWNAIITSFSFRGLYRDALDVFRLMINGGMRPNSVTLSSMLPVLGELGLFKLGMEVHAFTLRMGIESDIFIANSLIDIYSKSGSSRVASTIFNNMGDRNVVSWNAMVANFAQNRLEFAAVELVRQMQAHGETPNNVTFTNVLPACARLGFLKVGKEIHARMIRVGCACAFDLFVSNALTDMYSKCGCLNLAQNVFNISVRDEVSYNILIMGYSETSESSESLSLFSEMILSGMRPDIVSFMGVLSACANLASLKQGKEIHGQLVRKLFHTHLFAANSLLDLYSKCGRIDLATKVFDHIQDKDVASWNTMILGYGMLGELDTAISLFEAMKEDGVAYDSVSFIAVLSACSHGGLIEKGKEYFKKMQDLNIEPTHMHYACMVDLLGRAGQMEEAANLIRGLPIVPDANVWGALLGACRIYGDVGLGRWAAEHLFELKPQHCGYYILLANMYAEIERWDDANKVRQLMKSRGAKKNPGCSWVKVGDKMHAFLVGEKIESLDADFWLSEC